The following proteins are encoded in a genomic region of Spirosoma sp. SC4-14:
- a CDS encoding ABC transporter ATP-binding protein, producing the protein MQLLYSYLRRYWGLLGLALLLAAINQVFSLLDPYIFRKIIDQYVVKPGGELRPTGFWSFLKGGAGLLILQALGVAMVSRIAKNFQDYYVNVITQRLGARLYTDGLRHSLDLPYQVFEDQRSGETLGKLQKVRADVEKLIQSFVNVLFTSVVGIIFVMWYASTVYWPIAPAYFLTIPLLGFVSSLLSKKIKTVQKTIVAETTALAGSTTESLRNIELVKSLGLAQQETERLNATTGKILKLELKKVRYIRSLSFIQGTFVNLLRNAIMLFMLYLVVKEQITVGEFFSLFIYSFAIFGPLQELGNIINVYRETEASLANFQQILDTPRDIQPALPQPVHSLQTLAFDDVHFKHLTAAKPALDGISFNARVGETIAFVGPSGSGKTTLVKLLVGLYKPLSGQILYNGIAGSDVNLDELREQIGFVTQDTQLFAGTIRENLRFVAPNATDDECLMALHQAAADSLLARAPQGLDTVIGEGGVKVSGGEKQRLSIARALLRRPSLLVFDEATSALDSLTEEEITDTVRQVSSMNQQITILIAHRLSTILHADRIFVLEQGHIVEQGRHEDLLMQKGLYYAMWRQQIGERKELVTA; encoded by the coding sequence ATGCAACTTCTTTACAGCTATTTACGGCGCTACTGGGGCCTGTTGGGGCTTGCCCTGCTCTTAGCCGCCATCAATCAGGTTTTCTCCCTGCTCGATCCCTACATTTTCCGAAAAATTATTGACCAGTATGTCGTCAAACCCGGTGGCGAATTACGTCCAACCGGTTTCTGGAGTTTCCTGAAAGGCGGTGCGGGCCTATTGATTTTACAGGCACTTGGCGTGGCTATGGTCAGCCGTATTGCCAAAAATTTTCAGGACTATTATGTCAATGTAATTACGCAGCGACTGGGTGCCCGGCTCTACACCGATGGCTTACGGCATTCGCTCGACCTCCCCTACCAGGTCTTTGAAGACCAGCGCTCGGGCGAAACGCTGGGCAAACTGCAAAAAGTGCGGGCCGATGTCGAAAAGCTGATCCAATCGTTTGTGAATGTGCTGTTTACGTCAGTAGTGGGCATTATCTTTGTGATGTGGTATGCTTCCACGGTCTACTGGCCTATCGCTCCCGCTTACTTCCTGACTATTCCGCTCCTGGGCTTTGTCAGTTCGCTGCTGAGCAAAAAAATCAAAACCGTTCAGAAAACAATTGTAGCCGAAACAACCGCACTAGCCGGGTCGACCACCGAAAGCTTACGGAATATCGAACTCGTAAAAAGCCTTGGCCTGGCTCAGCAGGAAACCGAACGGCTCAATGCCACTACCGGTAAAATTCTGAAACTCGAACTCAAAAAAGTACGCTACATCCGGTCATTATCCTTCATTCAGGGCACGTTTGTGAACCTGCTCCGCAATGCAATCATGCTGTTTATGCTATATCTGGTGGTGAAAGAGCAGATAACGGTCGGTGAATTTTTCTCCTTGTTCATCTATTCGTTTGCCATTTTTGGCCCGTTGCAGGAACTTGGCAACATTATCAACGTATACCGCGAAACAGAAGCGTCGCTGGCCAATTTTCAGCAGATTCTGGATACACCCCGCGATATACAACCGGCTCTACCCCAACCCGTACACTCGCTCCAAACACTGGCTTTCGACGACGTTCACTTTAAGCACCTAACGGCCGCAAAACCGGCCCTCGACGGCATCTCATTCAACGCGCGCGTTGGCGAAACCATTGCCTTTGTTGGCCCCAGTGGATCGGGTAAAACAACGCTCGTCAAACTATTGGTTGGCTTATACAAACCGCTGAGTGGTCAGATTTTGTATAACGGCATAGCGGGTTCAGATGTTAACCTCGACGAACTGCGCGAACAAATTGGCTTTGTAACGCAGGATACGCAACTGTTTGCGGGCACCATTCGCGAAAATCTTCGGTTCGTAGCGCCCAATGCTACCGACGATGAGTGTCTGATGGCGTTGCACCAGGCGGCTGCCGACTCGCTTCTTGCCCGCGCTCCACAAGGGCTCGATACGGTTATTGGCGAAGGTGGTGTGAAGGTATCGGGTGGAGAAAAACAGCGGCTAAGCATTGCCCGCGCCCTTCTTAGAAGACCTTCCCTGCTGGTCTTCGACGAAGCCACGTCGGCCCTCGATTCGCTCACCGAAGAAGAAATTACGGATACGGTTCGGCAGGTATCGTCTATGAACCAGCAAATTACGATTCTGATTGCTCACCGATTGAGCACTATTCTTCACGCCGACCGGATTTTTGTGCTCGAACAGGGGCACATTGTTGAGCAGGGACGCCACGAAGACCTGTTGATGCAGAAAGGGCTCTATTATGCCATGTGGCGCCAGCAAATTGGCGAACGCAAAGAACTGGTAACGGCGTAA
- a CDS encoding AraC family transcriptional regulator has product MTFYQQQFLKIRSECYADEYICQQVMRAKRFIDNHFSDNIDLHTIASEASLSRFHFIRVFKRLYGRTPHQYVISVRIEQAKRLLRANRAVKDVCFAVGFESTSSFTGLFKKATGYTPSDYPHRQQETTITAIFKKHLQP; this is encoded by the coding sequence ATGACATTCTACCAACAGCAGTTCCTGAAAATTCGTAGTGAATGTTACGCCGATGAGTATATATGCCAACAGGTGATGCGTGCCAAACGATTCATCGACAATCACTTTTCCGATAACATCGACCTCCACACGATAGCCAGCGAAGCATCTCTGTCCAGGTTCCACTTTATCCGGGTCTTTAAACGACTGTATGGCCGCACACCGCACCAGTATGTCATCAGTGTTCGGATCGAACAGGCGAAACGGCTATTACGAGCCAACAGAGCCGTTAAAGACGTATGTTTCGCTGTTGGTTTTGAGAGCACCAGTTCATTTACCGGGCTTTTTAAAAAAGCAACAGGCTATACGCCATCCGACTATCCGCATCGGCAACAGGAAACTACCATAACCGCAATTTTCAAGAAGCATCTTCAGCCGTAA
- a CDS encoding VOC family protein: MKIKVTSLMVSDQDKALHFYTNVLGFVKKTEIPLGDHRWLTVVSSEEQEGVELLLEPMAFAPAQSYQKALFAAGIPAAMFNVDDIHTEYERLVKLDVSFSMPPTTMGPVTIAVLDDTCGNHIQLVQV, translated from the coding sequence ATGAAGATCAAAGTAACAAGCCTGATGGTTAGCGATCAGGACAAAGCGCTACACTTCTACACCAATGTTTTGGGATTCGTTAAAAAAACTGAAATACCACTGGGCGATCATCGATGGCTAACGGTTGTTTCCAGCGAAGAGCAGGAAGGGGTCGAATTGCTCCTCGAACCGATGGCATTTGCACCAGCCCAGAGCTACCAGAAAGCCCTCTTCGCGGCCGGAATTCCGGCTGCCATGTTCAACGTAGACGACATTCACACCGAATACGAACGGCTTGTAAAACTAGACGTTTCGTTTAGTATGCCCCCAACTACGATGGGTCCGGTAACAATAGCCGTCCTCGACGATACCTGTGGTAATCATATTCAGTTGGTTCAGGTATAG
- a CDS encoding glycoside hydrolase family 9 protein: protein MTIFIPRFVKNIGLLIALLLLSLTLHAQSVKVLTNQVGYDSKKAKRAVILANRQLSIPLVQLVDAETGKIVYSGKPVFSGPVNKWKNWLFWTVDFSAYATEGNYKLQVPVSGKTVSSYPFAIGRSVLEQFTLSDVLYYFKGQRSSGLLDKADHHLILAGKPGDTLDVHGGWYDATGDYGKHLSHLTFSSYFNPQQISLTVWSLLKSYERLTKRTGTDFRQYNRRLLDEAMYGADYLVRVQAKNGSFYRSVKAPGPRKLANDRVIQAEDKAYRIKQTKEQTLASATDETNWRSYQVSYRSGGGVAIAALAMASTYPGDMTGDFGPADYRNAAEKAFAFLEKENVAMTNDGRENIVDDYCALTAATELFRATKKEMYKQAAEKRAKQLIGRLASWKNYTDFWRADEKDRPFFHPSDAGLPVVSLITYYPLASSETQVAIKQAIKRSMAFELAVTKEVSNPFGYSRQLVQDTLGARRTTFFFPHGSEASPWWQGENARLGSMATAARMAAELFADDKPIHDQYERFALDQLNWILGLNPFDACMLQGVGHNNPAYGFFGTFEYTNAPGGIVNGITSGLDNEDDIDFNLAYTMTGKDYDWRWAEQWLPHAAWYLLAISVNGE from the coding sequence ATGACAATCTTTATACCTCGCTTTGTAAAAAACATTGGCCTGCTGATTGCCTTATTACTTCTTTCGTTAACGCTTCATGCCCAATCGGTTAAGGTGCTGACCAATCAGGTGGGCTACGATAGTAAGAAAGCGAAACGGGCTGTTATTCTGGCCAACCGGCAGTTGTCGATTCCACTGGTTCAGCTTGTTGATGCCGAAACGGGTAAGATCGTTTATTCGGGTAAGCCGGTGTTTAGCGGGCCAGTGAATAAATGGAAAAACTGGCTGTTCTGGACAGTCGATTTCAGTGCATACGCAACCGAAGGGAATTACAAACTTCAGGTTCCGGTGTCGGGCAAAACCGTATCGTCGTATCCGTTCGCAATTGGCAGGAGTGTGCTGGAGCAGTTTACCCTGTCTGATGTGCTCTACTATTTTAAAGGGCAACGGAGTTCGGGGTTGCTCGACAAGGCCGATCATCACCTGATTCTGGCCGGTAAACCTGGCGATACGCTCGACGTACATGGTGGCTGGTACGATGCTACCGGCGATTATGGTAAACACCTGTCGCACCTGACATTCTCGTCGTACTTTAACCCACAACAAATTTCGCTGACCGTCTGGAGCCTGTTGAAAAGCTATGAACGACTAACAAAACGAACAGGAACCGACTTTCGTCAATATAACCGCCGGTTGCTCGATGAAGCCATGTATGGGGCCGATTATTTGGTGCGTGTGCAGGCTAAAAACGGGTCGTTTTATCGATCCGTAAAAGCGCCGGGACCGCGCAAGCTGGCCAATGACCGGGTGATTCAGGCCGAGGATAAAGCGTATCGGATCAAACAGACCAAAGAGCAGACACTTGCCAGTGCTACCGACGAAACCAACTGGCGGAGTTATCAGGTCAGCTATCGGTCGGGTGGTGGAGTGGCTATTGCTGCGCTGGCTATGGCGTCAACCTATCCTGGCGACATGACGGGTGATTTCGGGCCAGCCGATTATCGGAACGCTGCCGAAAAGGCCTTCGCATTTCTGGAAAAAGAAAACGTAGCCATGACCAACGACGGACGGGAAAACATCGTAGACGATTACTGTGCCCTGACGGCTGCTACCGAATTATTTCGGGCTACAAAGAAAGAAATGTATAAGCAGGCGGCCGAAAAACGAGCGAAACAGTTGATTGGCCGCCTGGCTTCCTGGAAAAACTACACCGATTTCTGGCGGGCTGATGAGAAAGACCGTCCGTTTTTTCATCCTTCTGATGCGGGCTTGCCTGTCGTGAGCCTGATTACGTATTACCCATTGGCTTCGTCCGAAACACAGGTTGCTATCAAACAGGCGATTAAGCGATCAATGGCGTTCGAGCTGGCCGTGACAAAGGAAGTCAGCAACCCGTTTGGCTATAGCCGCCAACTGGTTCAGGACACGCTGGGTGCTCGCCGAACCACGTTTTTCTTTCCGCACGGCAGTGAAGCCTCGCCCTGGTGGCAGGGCGAAAATGCGCGGCTGGGGTCGATGGCTACAGCCGCCCGAATGGCTGCGGAGTTGTTTGCCGATGATAAACCCATACATGACCAGTATGAACGATTTGCGCTCGATCAGTTAAACTGGATTCTGGGCCTGAATCCCTTCGATGCCTGTATGTTGCAGGGCGTTGGCCATAACAATCCGGCCTATGGTTTTTTCGGTACGTTTGAATACACCAACGCCCCCGGCGGCATTGTAAACGGAATTACATCCGGTCTGGATAACGAAGACGATATTGATTTCAATCTGGCCTATACAATGACCGGCAAAGATTACGACTGGCGCTGGGCCGAGCAGTGGCTTCCGCACGCAGCCTGGTATCTGCTTGCCATATCGGTCAACGGTGAGTAA
- a CDS encoding ThuA domain-containing protein, protein MKKTIISHLAFGSLLICFLVSTSVFSYPQAKKPRFRVVAMTEAGGIHAPFVAAAKVWLKKLADENNFTIDYIENAEPVNDAFLSKYQLFIQLNFPPYMWSDTAKAAFRKYITEGKGGWVGFHHASLLGEFDGYAMWPWFSEFLGGIRYKNYIASFAKATVHVDAKNHPCMKGVPASFDVQTEEWYTYDKSPRPNVKVLATVDESTYSPNSDIKMGGDHPVIWSNEHMKARNVYIFMGHHPNLFDNDAFTTIFRNAIFWGSGH, encoded by the coding sequence ATGAAAAAAACGATTATTAGCCATCTGGCTTTCGGCAGTTTGTTAATCTGTTTCCTGGTAAGTACGTCAGTTTTTTCGTATCCTCAGGCGAAAAAGCCCCGATTTAGAGTGGTGGCTATGACCGAAGCGGGAGGCATTCATGCGCCATTTGTGGCTGCGGCCAAAGTGTGGCTGAAAAAACTGGCCGACGAAAACAACTTCACCATCGATTATATCGAAAATGCCGAACCGGTCAACGATGCATTTCTGTCAAAATATCAGTTGTTTATTCAACTGAATTTTCCGCCTTATATGTGGAGCGATACGGCCAAAGCCGCTTTTCGGAAATATATTACCGAGGGCAAAGGAGGATGGGTTGGGTTTCATCATGCGTCGTTGCTGGGTGAGTTCGATGGCTATGCCATGTGGCCCTGGTTTTCGGAGTTTCTGGGCGGCATTCGCTATAAAAACTACATTGCCAGTTTTGCCAAAGCCACCGTGCATGTTGACGCCAAAAACCATCCCTGCATGAAAGGGGTACCGGCTTCATTTGACGTACAAACCGAAGAGTGGTATACGTACGATAAAAGTCCCCGACCGAATGTGAAGGTGTTAGCCACGGTCGACGAATCGACGTATTCGCCCAATTCTGATATAAAAATGGGGGGCGACCATCCGGTTATCTGGTCGAACGAGCACATGAAAGCTCGTAATGTCTACATCTTCATGGGCCACCATCCTAATTTATTCGATAACGACGCCTTCACCACTATTTTCCGCAATGCTATTTTCTGGGGAAGCGGTCATTAG
- a CDS encoding class I SAM-dependent rRNA methyltransferase, translating to MSFTKVYLQAGRDEAVRRFHPWVFSRAIGRYEGNPQDGDVVEVYDRKGHYLASGHYHDGSIAVRIFSFGATAGGPVTPDVDYWTQKLRHIHSIRQAIVTGNRGAGPTNCYRLVHGEGDGCTGLIIDMYNGVAILQAHSIGMHRERLLITEALKNVFGNELQAVYDKSAETLPDEYGSSVVNGYLYGHTPVPHPVQENGNTFLIDWITGQKTGFFLDQRDNRQLLAQYSRGKKVLNAFCYSGGFSIYAIKAGASLVHSVDVSQKAIALTNQNVAANFGETDKHEAFADDVMHYLKGNGDHQYDVVVLDPPAFAKSLTARHRAVQGYKRLNAEGLRRVAKGGILFTFSCSQVVDRELFYNTIVAAAIEAGRQVRVLHHLSQPADHPVSLFHPEGGYLKGLVLWVE from the coding sequence ATGTCATTCACTAAAGTATATCTACAGGCCGGACGCGATGAAGCCGTTCGGCGTTTTCATCCCTGGGTTTTTTCACGAGCCATTGGACGATACGAAGGCAATCCGCAGGATGGTGATGTGGTTGAAGTATACGACCGCAAAGGGCACTATCTGGCCAGCGGCCATTACCACGACGGCAGCATTGCAGTCCGCATTTTTTCGTTCGGAGCCACTGCTGGCGGCCCCGTCACGCCCGATGTCGACTACTGGACCCAAAAGCTGAGGCACATACACAGCATTCGACAGGCCATTGTTACTGGCAACCGGGGTGCCGGACCAACCAACTGCTACCGGCTGGTGCATGGCGAAGGCGACGGCTGCACCGGCCTCATTATCGATATGTATAATGGCGTTGCCATTTTGCAGGCTCACTCCATCGGAATGCACCGCGAACGGCTGCTGATTACCGAAGCGCTGAAAAATGTGTTTGGCAACGAACTGCAAGCCGTTTACGATAAAAGTGCCGAAACACTACCCGATGAGTATGGCTCCAGCGTAGTGAACGGATACCTATATGGTCATACACCCGTTCCGCATCCGGTACAGGAAAACGGCAACACGTTCCTGATTGACTGGATTACTGGACAGAAAACGGGATTCTTTCTCGACCAGCGCGACAACCGGCAACTGCTGGCTCAGTATTCGCGCGGCAAGAAAGTACTGAATGCGTTCTGCTATTCGGGCGGTTTTTCGATCTATGCGATCAAGGCTGGTGCCAGTCTGGTGCATTCGGTCGATGTTTCGCAAAAAGCTATTGCGTTAACCAATCAGAACGTTGCGGCCAACTTCGGCGAAACCGACAAGCACGAAGCTTTTGCCGACGATGTAATGCACTATCTGAAAGGGAACGGTGATCATCAGTACGATGTAGTGGTACTCGATCCGCCCGCCTTTGCCAAAAGTCTGACGGCACGGCACCGGGCCGTGCAGGGCTACAAACGACTCAATGCAGAAGGGTTACGCCGGGTGGCTAAAGGAGGCATTCTGTTTACGTTTTCCTGCTCGCAGGTGGTTGATCGTGAGTTATTTTACAACACCATTGTAGCGGCTGCCATCGAAGCCGGGCGACAGGTGCGGGTGTTGCATCATCTTAGCCAGCCTGCCGATCATCCGGTCAGCCTGTTCCATCCCGAAGGCGGCTACCTGAAAGGGCTGGTACTATGGGTCGAATAA
- a CDS encoding pyruvate dehydrogenase complex dihydrolipoamide acetyltransferase, producing MAELIRMPKMSDTMTEGVIAEWHKKVGDKVKSGDVLAEVETDKATMDLESYEDGTLLYIGVEKGASVPVDGVLAVIGAEGEDYKALLNGSSGGSQEAAPAPAATPAPAPSGAASGETATKLSDQQAVSAAPAESVNATVIRMPKMSDTMTEGTIVAWHKKEGDTVKSGDILAEVETDKATMDLEAYEEGTLLYIGVKEGSSVAVDDIIAVVGEKGANFKVLLEGSSSAAPAATGEGGLQTAEQNPQASVPANADTDLSYAGGAGDLAESNGRVKASPLAKRIAEEKGINLAQVHGTGPEGRIVKSDVESFVPGSAPAAKPAPAATPASAPAPAPAPAAQPTAPQPQGEYEDVPVSQMRKTIARRLSESLFTAPHFYLTMEINMDKAMELRSTVNGVSAVKVSFNDFVIKAAALALKQHPNVNSSWLGDKIRKYKYVNIGVAVAVDEGLLVPVVRNADQKTLSTISGEVKEMAGKAKDKKLQPKDWEGSTFSISNLGMFGIEEFTAIINPPDSCILAVGAIKQTVKIENGEMKPTNVMKVTLSCDHRVVDGATGAAFLQTLKQLLEDPMRMLV from the coding sequence ATGGCTGAATTAATCCGAATGCCCAAAATGAGCGACACAATGACCGAAGGCGTCATTGCAGAGTGGCACAAGAAAGTGGGCGATAAAGTAAAATCAGGCGACGTACTGGCCGAAGTCGAAACCGACAAAGCCACCATGGATCTTGAATCGTACGAAGATGGTACGTTGCTCTACATCGGCGTTGAAAAAGGCGCTTCGGTGCCAGTAGATGGTGTATTGGCCGTTATTGGAGCCGAAGGAGAAGATTACAAAGCATTACTCAACGGATCGAGTGGTGGCAGTCAGGAAGCGGCACCAGCACCAGCCGCAACGCCAGCTCCGGCACCCAGCGGAGCCGCAAGCGGAGAAACCGCCACCAAACTCTCCGACCAGCAGGCTGTTTCGGCAGCCCCCGCCGAAAGCGTCAATGCAACGGTTATTCGGATGCCCAAAATGAGCGACACGATGACCGAAGGTACCATTGTAGCGTGGCATAAAAAAGAAGGCGACACCGTGAAATCGGGCGATATTCTGGCCGAAGTCGAAACCGACAAGGCAACAATGGACCTCGAAGCCTACGAAGAAGGTACACTGCTCTACATTGGTGTAAAAGAAGGTTCGTCTGTTGCTGTCGATGACATTATTGCCGTTGTTGGCGAAAAAGGTGCCAACTTCAAAGTGCTGCTGGAAGGTAGCTCTTCGGCTGCTCCGGCCGCTACCGGCGAAGGTGGTTTGCAGACGGCTGAGCAAAATCCGCAGGCCAGCGTCCCGGCCAATGCCGACACCGATCTGTCGTATGCTGGTGGCGCAGGCGATCTTGCCGAATCAAACGGCCGTGTTAAGGCATCGCCATTGGCCAAGCGCATCGCCGAAGAGAAAGGTATCAATCTGGCTCAGGTTCACGGAACTGGCCCCGAAGGCCGCATCGTGAAAAGTGATGTTGAGTCGTTTGTTCCGGGTAGTGCTCCGGCCGCTAAGCCTGCTCCTGCCGCAACGCCAGCTTCAGCACCGGCTCCTGCGCCAGCACCAGCCGCACAACCAACTGCGCCACAGCCACAGGGCGAATATGAAGATGTGCCGGTTTCGCAAATGCGCAAAACCATTGCCCGTCGCCTGAGCGAAAGCCTGTTCACGGCTCCGCACTTCTACCTGACCATGGAAATCAACATGGACAAAGCGATGGAACTGCGTAGCACGGTCAATGGCGTAAGCGCGGTGAAAGTTTCGTTCAACGATTTTGTAATCAAGGCGGCCGCTCTGGCGCTGAAACAACATCCGAACGTAAACTCGTCGTGGCTGGGCGATAAAATCCGGAAGTACAAATATGTCAATATTGGTGTAGCCGTAGCCGTCGATGAAGGCTTACTGGTGCCCGTTGTTCGTAATGCCGATCAGAAAACGCTGTCGACCATTTCGGGCGAAGTGAAAGAAATGGCCGGAAAGGCGAAGGACAAAAAACTACAGCCGAAAGACTGGGAAGGCAGCACATTCTCGATCTCGAACCTGGGTATGTTCGGCATTGAAGAATTTACGGCGATCATCAACCCACCCGATTCGTGCATTCTGGCCGTTGGTGCGATTAAGCAAACCGTTAAAATTGAAAACGGTGAAATGAAGCCAACCAACGTCATGAAAGTTACGCTCTCCTGTGATCATCGGGTTGTCGATGGCGCTACCGGCGCGGCTTTCCTGCAAACGCTCAAACAATTGCTCGAAGACCCAATGCGGATGCTGGTGTAA
- the trxA gene encoding thioredoxin, which translates to MAAGSHAVEATDANFNELINSDKPVLVDFWAEWCGPCKMIGPVVEQLAGEYEGRAVVAKMDVDQNAQIPAKFGIRSIPTLMVFKNGQLVDKVIGAVPRNVLEQKLQAALEPTTV; encoded by the coding sequence ATGGCAGCAGGATCACATGCCGTCGAAGCGACCGATGCGAACTTCAACGAACTGATTAATTCCGATAAGCCGGTTTTAGTAGATTTTTGGGCCGAATGGTGCGGTCCTTGTAAAATGATCGGTCCAGTTGTGGAGCAACTCGCTGGCGAATACGAAGGCAGAGCCGTTGTGGCTAAAATGGACGTTGATCAGAACGCCCAGATTCCCGCCAAGTTCGGTATCCGTAGCATTCCAACGTTGATGGTTTTCAAAAACGGTCAACTCGTTGATAAAGTTATCGGTGCTGTTCCCCGTAACGTCCTGGAACAAAAATTACAGGCTGCTCTGGAGCCAACAACGGTTTAA
- a CDS encoding sterol desaturase family protein: MERFVDYFEHIPSLHRSLILVGGIAIFWLIESAIPLFEFSYRKINHAGINIFFTITTIVVNFLLAFLLLRTSDWSIQHHVGLLQWLSLPLWAELIVGLLALDLVGAWLPHWTQHKVKFLWRFHLIHHSDVYVDTTTANRHHPGESVIRFAFTMLAVLITGSPMWLVFLYQALSVLLSQFNHANIELPRWADRMLGLVIVTPNMHHVHHHYVLPITNTNYGNIFPYWDRLFGTYYEMPNKTIHYGIDTHPEPSEHANISNLLKIPFQKYRPPVGEPTRSEKQLRINGITDSVN; encoded by the coding sequence ATGGAGCGTTTCGTCGATTATTTCGAACATATACCATCACTGCACCGTAGCCTGATTCTGGTAGGCGGTATTGCCATTTTCTGGCTGATTGAAAGTGCGATTCCACTGTTTGAGTTTTCGTACCGGAAAATAAATCATGCTGGTATCAATATCTTCTTTACAATCACCACCATTGTGGTCAATTTTCTGCTGGCATTTCTGCTATTGCGTACCAGCGACTGGTCTATACAGCACCATGTTGGGCTACTGCAATGGCTATCGTTGCCGCTTTGGGCCGAACTGATTGTTGGATTGCTGGCACTGGATCTGGTTGGGGCCTGGTTGCCCCACTGGACGCAGCATAAGGTTAAGTTCCTGTGGCGGTTTCATCTGATTCATCATTCCGATGTTTATGTAGATACCACAACGGCAAACCGGCATCATCCCGGCGAAAGTGTTATTCGGTTTGCCTTTACGATGTTGGCAGTTTTGATAACGGGTTCGCCCATGTGGCTGGTTTTTCTGTATCAGGCCTTATCGGTGCTGTTGTCGCAATTCAACCATGCCAATATTGAGCTTCCCCGCTGGGCCGACCGGATGCTGGGACTGGTTATTGTAACGCCCAATATGCACCACGTTCATCATCACTACGTATTGCCCATAACCAATACCAACTACGGCAATATTTTCCCCTACTGGGATCGCTTGTTTGGGACGTATTATGAAATGCCGAATAAGACCATTCACTATGGAATTGATACGCATCCCGAGCCTTCCGAACATGCCAATATTAGTAATCTGCTGAAAATTCCCTTCCAGAAATATCGCCCTCCGGTAGGGGAGCCGACACGCTCTGAAAAGCAACTTCGCATAAACGGAATAACCGACTCCGTAAACTGA
- a CDS encoding acyl-CoA thioesterase codes for MPQPKFARESMTVMTEMVLPNDTNTLNNLMGGRLLHFMDIAAAIAAQKHSNRIVVTASVDNVSFSEPIRLGNIVTMKAQVTRAFSSSMEVFIEVWAEDIPAGVRVSTNSAYYTFVAVDQSGRPIEVPQVVPESDEEKDRYASALRRRQLRLVLAGRMKAQEATELREFLKV; via the coding sequence ATGCCTCAACCAAAATTTGCCCGCGAATCCATGACGGTGATGACGGAAATGGTGCTTCCTAACGACACCAACACGCTCAACAACCTGATGGGAGGCCGGCTGCTTCACTTCATGGACATTGCGGCTGCCATTGCCGCTCAAAAACATTCAAATCGAATTGTCGTAACGGCTTCAGTCGATAACGTTTCGTTTTCGGAACCGATCCGGCTGGGCAATATCGTTACCATGAAAGCACAGGTAACACGGGCTTTTAGCTCATCGATGGAAGTATTCATTGAGGTATGGGCCGAAGACATTCCGGCTGGTGTTCGGGTTAGCACTAACAGTGCTTATTACACCTTTGTGGCTGTTGACCAGAGCGGTCGGCCTATAGAAGTGCCGCAGGTTGTTCCCGAATCCGACGAAGAAAAAGACCGTTATGCCAGCGCCCTCCGTCGGCGGCAATTGCGGTTAGTATTGGCCGGTCGGATGAAAGCGCAGGAGGCAACCGAACTTCGGGAGTTTTTGAAAGTCTGA